CATACTTTTAATCCTGGGATtctctaattataaattttcatatttttgcaTAAAACTTACTATCCATGACAGAGTTAATTAGTGACTTAAACGtttgtcattatttaaatgaaaaaattcttaaatataattctgtaactgccagaaataaaaattagaataaaaaagttctcataagaaatataattagtgTGAGAAGACTTGAGGATAACTAAGATACTGTcataaagtacaatatttttaaatcactacaatcattttgttaatatatttttatattgaaataatactaattttttttaatttttatgtgacATTAAAGAAATCTGTAATAAAAGATTAGTTCTGATTTCAATTTCGAACTATGTGTCACGTTTTTATTTCTGATGGTCGGTGAAAAGAATATTCTAATTCAAAAGTCAtacaatttttcttataaattttaataataaacgcaTGTAgtcatttactttttacgaggcAATTTGTTATTGCCGCTAAATATAAACGAGGAGTAAAAGTTTGCAAATGATATATTGGGCTTTATTGTGTCTGACGCTACTAGTGTCAGTGCAAGGATTTCCGACGGAGCAAAGAATATCGGAGAAACAGCCATCGCAAGCAAACGAATTGATAAAACCGAATAAAATTAGAGAAACAGCACGCGATTGTAAAGCCAAGTGTGCATCGAGTATTGCCCAGAAAGCAGCTGCTGAAGCTAAAGCTGCTCAAGCTGCACAAAATGCCGCTGGTGCCCAAGCAGCTCATATGGCAAGTATTTagccatttatttaaaaaataattttataattagaaaaagtttatttattattttttaactaaaaatgtttaatgtcgttAACCATTTTCGATAATAAATctacctatttaatttttttttaattaggttaAGACTCAATTAGCAGAGAAAGCACTTCAAGCAGCAAAAGCCGCCGAAGCCGCACTAGCTGGCAAACAGGCTGTTGTGGAGCAACTTCAACAAGAAGTAAAGGAAGCTGAAGCTGTAGTTGCAGAAAATACTGCAGCGATACGCCAACAGCAAGCTGCAGTTAATGCAGCAGTTCAAGCAGCCCAACAAGCTACAGCACAAGTAAGGTTATTTATTATCGTTTAATGTAAACAAGTATGTTTCATATTTGAAGTAGTTTATATGTGCTTTATTAcccatatttaaaacttatgacAATAACTTATTCCTTAGTTAGATGCCATCTTCAACAATTCCTTTCCAATCAGGCTACATTGCAAGTTTTACGAAGGAGTTTTGAAAAAAGTCGCAATAAACGcatgcttataataataaaatatttgattgaaattgTTGAAGACTTACTATAAAAGCAATTTCACTTCGTAAAACTTTGCTTTTTCTTAAAGGATCTGATTGGAAAGAAGATTTGAAGTTAAAACAAGCAAGATTGAATAACACGAGAAGACGATGATTTGTATGTCAATTTGTACATTATTAGCTGCAGCTGCCTTATGTTCATGTACTCCAATACtcgttaaaacatattttgaaaaaaaatgttgcatgCGCAGAAAATAAAGTCTCAAGTCATTACAATTGTGAACACGctcaaattattgttttacttaacatgaaataaattataattgtcatttgtattcaaattttattttattgattttataacttTCTCTTAATCGTTCTACAGCACAAAATATTGACGCAGACTTGCCAACTTGCCGCTCAGCTTGAAAAAGCGACGCTCTGCGTTTTAGAAAAGGTAAAATTCGGTTTACAAGAAAAGTGTCACAATTTGGCCGAATCTCGGTCTCGATTGGCTCATCTACAACATAAGCTACAATGTGCTTGTGCTGAATGTGCCGCTACTAAGCAAGCTGCTCACGCGGCATGTGAGGCTGCACGTGCCGCTTGTGGGAATGCGCGGAGAAAACGTTTGGCTCGAAGAAATATTACAGCAAAAAAACAATCTAATCGTAGAAAATCTGGCTCGAATGAAAACATTCCGAAAACAAGTTAATTGAAAATTCGTACAGATAAACTCGatctttacataatttaaatagatcTTCTACATACACAACAACGGGCTGGTACAGGTTTTAGGAGATGGGAGTAAGAAGTATTAAGTGCTTTTAGATTATTAACGTGTACAGTTGTTTTGTTAAGTACTTATATTTAGTAAGCCGTTTGATAAATCTACATTTCTTTAAGATTCTGTTGTAGTTGATAGGAaggtttaatttgtaaataatttatctgataTAGAATTTTATCTTGGAAAGGtttggcaataaaaaaaaaacacttaacatcttataaatatgtaatgagttataataaattacaaagaaatacaaaaagatATGACGTgtgtcaaaattaataaattttagggtttttgaaatattaaatattaaatattagttgaaactgtgcttattttatttaatgtaaattttaagaattgtatacattttgcCGTGtagtaatttcattataaaaaaattattagccATGTTATGCCATATTATGTGAAATCACCATTAAAGAAAAAT
Above is a window of Vanessa atalanta chromosome 19, ilVanAtal1.2, whole genome shotgun sequence DNA encoding:
- the LOC125071413 gene encoding uncharacterized protein LOC125071413 isoform X1 — encoded protein: MIYWALLCLTLLVSVQGFPTEQRISEKQPSQANELIKPNKIRETARDCKAKCASSIAQKAAAEAKAAQAAQNAAGAQAAHMVKTQLAEKALQAAKAAEAALAGKQAVVEQLQQEVKEAEAVVAENTAAIRQQQAAVNAAVQAAQQATAQHKILTQTCQLAAQLEKATLCVLEKVKFGLQEKCHNLAESRSRLAHLQHKLQCACAECAATKQAAHAACEAARAACGNARRKRLARRNITAKKQSNRRKSGSNENIPKTS
- the LOC125071413 gene encoding tol-Pal system protein TolA-like isoform X2, with the translated sequence MIYWALLCLTLLVSVQGFPTEQRISEKQPSQANELIKPNKIRETARDCKAKCASSIAQKAAAEAKAAQAAQNAAGAQAAHMVKTQLAEKALQAAKAAEAALAGKQAVVEQLQQEVKEAEAVVAENTAAIRQQQAAVNAAVQAAQQATAQDLIGKKI